Proteins encoded within one genomic window of uncultured Methanobrevibacter sp.:
- a CDS encoding Ig-like domain repeat protein, protein MRSYNKYLIAAVLLIFIFSIGSASASDFENTTLNHISPDNGTVVLSENSDNVIGDTLDEITVDNWDDLQEYCSKSDKNYVLKLKENTNYYPTDLKDSSYQIQVNNNVTILGSSGAYFGDSSPDARSISYLAINVPENSGFGITLKNITFKWISTSFMPDAVFLQMAGNANNIIENCDFLNCTLTGGHSSLVYLLRGDVTLNNCSFKNILSDFGCVSLYDPKDNPMDVCTNARGEISNCYFEGNYARTEPGCINNCGVLTVTNSTFYRNTASRWAGAIHTHGGANTTIYDSNFTDNLAGWNGGALYTYSYLQIYNTIFIGNNCTTNNGGGAIGASKYLHCPYIHIEDSLFEDNENLCWGLDELSTTGTGRGGAISLMDEGALTVLNTTFIKNSASIGTAICAIAQGQYGSPDVTIIGNRFINHTRVGDVLNIKLNYNSDCEIRDNYYLANSIEFAKLKLIADERVGDEVTLHVDVALKNPDFYDSDILEKSGYDVYMDGQYLKTVNSKDFTINLKNIEKAQVYVVPSISISKSSEVSVGMPIEYMYLSQKSGNDNNNGSKNAPVKTFAKAIELANATGNIIVMDGTFSEKNLEINYDLTIAGEDNVVVSSKGNVFNVGNVELSLKNITFKNSKQASSSSERIIKQSGGFLNLEDCTFESNSYNTLIESSASIEANNLKFIKNNAILILADDYKITSSVFDSNVANTKTKMSTLIKSNNGQKAFISDVRFSNNTVIDGCVYFYAKSTQNILTVTDSAFIGNSANEGCSCILMPYSGGLLDVKSSLFINNTDSSRTGALILTSTEVHVTDSIFLQNTIANSNNALINAKSSANLKNIYCDGNWFGNTQENYNISPQISSSSKCSYWLYLNASANTTKMFIGENAKVSFDLNNIYNKNGEASYWDSSKLPTVDLSISTVGGKSSESYVTLIYGMANTIYTLNEVEGKLIASYNGFEDVINFTKARLDPKMEVTFNNISVDDDEIIAVALIDDATGNLTLTFGNTTRTQDITNPKTTFTLSDLSAGDYTAVITYSGNKFYESAEKSIQFSVNKYNSTTAVSAGQIEVGRDVTLTINVSPSVTGNITLIINNKEETLTLVNSKANYTINSITRGDYDIKVLYNGNYKYLTSQDSIKFSVDKLNTTIAVNVEDIVYGQNAIIEVVLDDDATGNVTIAMNNENTTSEIINGKSLFNISKLNVGNKELFVYYGGNNVFNAINYTTSFNVLKASTTLTINANDIMIGHDENIEVIVENGVDGNITITCAGQSIVKTIPRTGKVSWKLSNLPVEKYVISAILISDNYFNVENTTEFNVLDYETPLWPNQGYDIQNTGKSPYDTDSNGAILWSYNVSGEITGNLAIDCNGNIYLATSTAVYALNNAVQLWNYTQKFDGSFYGVAIGRDVIIVPENGNTIHFINQTTGEKFGRSNIYQGSSLFAPVIDSNANIYISSEYQVSSSDYKLVIIPYSLWENGGNPTIISLGKSQPVSSPVIVSESTAVVSCDDGLKIIDLDNKQVMSSIPGKNNGIRPVMGPGNMIYAVLDDNIVEITPDGNQIWKTKITGGSGSYLALDDEWGLYSINSQGNLYRYDLIDGSESLISNLTFTSGILVGNDGNIYVGSNNMLYSFDSEGNVVWKSDMGLEIIGTPIIGNNGLIYVATNGSIAALSSAKLISPDITINVTDVSVGQDVTITVGINNQCIGDVIIKIDGKTYTDSINNQGIIVKTLSDLNVGIHTVEVYYNGDARFTGQSVSSNFTVKKSVTALNVSSEDIFVGENETISIIMPNDVLGNVSCVINGKNYSAKVNNGISNITISDLEAGKYAVTIKFESENYADCENITSFIVSKIKLSQDVLNVNGTIFAISLPSDAKGSLIVNVNDKAYTQEVIDGNAILSISDLHPGDYTASVMYSGDNKYESVIFNNVSLNIDKLPSEISVIAYNIYVGDVLTVNVTASVNSGKITLTLNNKTYDITIENAFATLTVSNLEAGSYAVVVQYSGDDTYNPCVNTTSFSVLKVDVPVTNDMSLVILLFIVFLFLLMLLVLLLFVLMVLITLQLWLTVKLLLMFLICLKVVIMLL, encoded by the coding sequence ATAATAAATATTTAATCGCAGCGGTTTTGCTGATTTTCATATTTTCTATAGGAAGTGCATCTGCGAGCGATTTTGAAAATACAACTCTCAATCACATTAGTCCTGATAATGGGACAGTTGTTTTATCAGAAAATAGTGATAATGTGATTGGAGACACATTAGATGAAATTACTGTTGATAATTGGGATGATTTGCAGGAATATTGTTCTAAAAGTGATAAAAATTATGTGTTGAAACTGAAAGAAAATACTAATTATTATCCGACTGATTTAAAAGATTCCAGTTATCAAATTCAGGTAAATAATAATGTAACAATATTGGGAAGTTCCGGTGCATACTTTGGAGATTCATCTCCTGATGCCAGATCTATCAGTTATTTGGCTATAAATGTGCCTGAAAATTCAGGTTTTGGAATCACTTTAAAAAACATTACATTTAAATGGATTTCAACAAGTTTCATGCCTGATGCAGTATTTTTGCAAATGGCAGGAAATGCAAATAACATTATTGAAAACTGTGACTTTTTAAATTGTACACTGACAGGAGGACATTCCTCTCTTGTATATTTATTGAGAGGAGATGTTACTTTAAATAATTGTTCATTTAAAAATATTCTCTCTGACTTTGGATGTGTAAGTTTATATGACCCTAAAGATAATCCTATGGATGTATGTACTAATGCACGTGGTGAGATAAGTAATTGTTACTTTGAAGGTAACTATGCTAGAACTGAACCTGGATGTATTAATAATTGTGGTGTACTGACAGTTACTAATTCCACTTTCTATAGAAATACTGCTTCAAGATGGGCTGGTGCAATACATACTCATGGTGGTGCAAATACTACTATATATGATTCTAACTTTACTGATAATTTAGCAGGTTGGAATGGTGGTGCACTATATACATATAGTTATTTACAAATTTATAATACTATATTTATTGGTAATAACTGTACTACTAATAATGGTGGTGGTGCAATAGGTGCAAGTAAGTATTTACATTGCCCATATATTCATATAGAAGATTCCCTATTTGAAGATAATGAGAATCTATGTTGGGGATTGGATGAACTATCTACTACAGGTACTGGTCGTGGTGGTGCTATATCTTTAATGGATGAAGGTGCACTAACTGTATTAAATACTACATTTATAAAAAATAGTGCTTCAATAGGTACTGCCATATGTGCCATTGCACAAGGTCAATATGGTTCACCTGATGTTACTATTATAGGTAACAGGTTTATTAATCATACTCGTGTAGGTGATGTATTAAATATCAAATTAAACTATAATTCTGATTGTGAAATCAGGGATAATTATTATTTGGCAAATTCCATAGAATTTGCAAAACTTAAACTTATAGCTGATGAACGTGTTGGTGATGAGGTAACTTTACATGTTGATGTAGCCTTAAAAAATCCTGATTTTTATGATTCAGATATTTTAGAGAAATCTGGTTATGATGTTTACATGGATGGGCAATATTTAAAGACTGTTAATTCAAAAGATTTTACAATAAATTTAAAAAACATTGAAAAAGCCCAAGTTTATGTAGTCCCATCTATATCAATTAGTAAAAGTAGCGAAGTTTCTGTTGGTATGCCTATAGAGTATATGTATCTATCACAAAAATCAGGTAATGACAACAATAACGGATCTAAAAATGCTCCAGTAAAAACTTTCGCAAAAGCAATTGAACTTGCAAATGCAACTGGGAATATTATAGTCATGGATGGAACATTCTCAGAAAAAAATCTTGAAATTAATTATGATTTAACTATTGCAGGTGAAGATAATGTTGTAGTTTCATCTAAAGGAAATGTTTTTAATGTTGGCAATGTTGAGCTGTCACTTAAAAACATAACATTTAAAAATTCTAAACAGGCATCATCTTCATCTGAAAGAATTATAAAACAGAGTGGAGGATTTTTAAATCTTGAAGACTGTACATTTGAATCAAATTCATATAATACTCTTATTGAGTCTTCTGCATCAATTGAAGCTAATAATTTAAAATTCATAAAAAATAATGCAATATTGATTTTAGCTGATGATTATAAAATCACTTCTTCTGTTTTTGACAGTAATGTTGCCAATACAAAAACCAAAATGTCTACATTGATTAAATCCAATAATGGCCAAAAAGCATTCATTTCAGATGTAAGATTTTCAAATAATACTGTAATTGACGGATGTGTTTATTTTTATGCAAAATCGACTCAAAATATATTAACAGTAACTGATTCAGCATTTATAGGAAATAGTGCTAATGAAGGATGTTCATGTATTTTAATGCCTTATTCAGGAGGGCTGCTTGATGTAAAATCATCATTATTCATTAACAATACTGATTCCAGCAGAACAGGTGCATTGATTTTAACATCAACAGAAGTCCATGTCACAGATTCAATATTTTTACAGAATACTATAGCAAATTCAAACAATGCATTAATCAATGCTAAATCTTCTGCCAACTTAAAGAATATTTATTGTGACGGTAATTGGTTTGGAAATACTCAGGAAAATTATAATATTTCTCCACAAATCAGTTCTTCATCAAAATGCAGCTATTGGCTGTACTTGAATGCATCAGCAAATACAACAAAGATGTTTATAGGAGAAAATGCAAAGGTCAGTTTTGATTTAAATAATATATATAATAAAAATGGCGAAGCGTCATACTGGGATTCAAGTAAATTGCCAACTGTGGATTTATCCATTTCAACAGTTGGAGGAAAATCCAGTGAATCATATGTTACTCTTATTTATGGAATGGCAAATACAATCTATACATTAAATGAAGTAGAAGGCAAGTTAATTGCAAGTTATAATGGTTTTGAAGATGTAATTAATTTTACAAAAGCCAGATTAGATCCAAAAATGGAAGTAACATTCAATAACATTTCAGTTGATGATGATGAAATAATTGCTGTTGCTTTAATTGATGATGCAACAGGTAATTTAACATTAACTTTTGGAAATACTACTAGAACTCAAGATATTACAAATCCAAAAACAACATTTACTTTATCTGATTTATCTGCAGGTGATTATACTGCTGTTATAACATATTCCGGTAATAAATTTTATGAATCAGCTGAAAAATCAATTCAATTCAGTGTAAATAAATATAATTCAACAACTGCAGTGTCTGCCGGTCAAATTGAAGTTGGCCGTGATGTAACATTAACAATCAATGTTTCCCCAAGTGTAACCGGAAACATAACTTTAATCATTAACAATAAGGAAGAAACTTTAACTCTTGTTAATTCAAAAGCAAACTATACAATTAACTCAATAACAAGAGGGGATTATGATATTAAAGTATTGTATAATGGAAATTATAAATATTTAACAAGTCAGGACTCCATCAAATTCTCTGTAGACAAACTGAACACTACAATTGCAGTTAATGTTGAAGATATTGTTTACGGGCAAAATGCAATAATTGAAGTTGTTCTGGATGATGATGCAACAGGAAATGTGACTATTGCTATGAATAATGAGAACACAACATCAGAAATTATAAACGGAAAATCTCTATTCAATATTTCTAAATTAAATGTAGGAAATAAAGAATTATTCGTTTATTATGGTGGAAACAATGTTTTCAATGCTATAAATTACACAACTTCATTTAATGTTTTAAAAGCCTCTACTACATTAACAATTAATGCAAATGACATAATGATTGGACATGATGAAAATATTGAAGTGATTGTTGAAAATGGTGTTGATGGAAACATTACAATCACATGTGCCGGCCAAAGTATTGTTAAAACAATTCCACGTACTGGAAAAGTTTCATGGAAACTTTCAAACCTGCCTGTGGAAAAATATGTCATTTCCGCTATTTTAATAAGTGATAATTATTTCAATGTTGAAAATACAACAGAATTTAATGTTTTGGATTATGAAACTCCATTATGGCCGAATCAGGGATATGATATTCAAAACACTGGAAAATCACCTTATGATACTGATTCAAATGGTGCAATCCTTTGGAGTTATAATGTAAGTGGTGAAATCACTGGAAATCTGGCAATCGACTGTAATGGCAATATCTATTTAGCTACCTCAACTGCTGTTTATGCATTAAATAATGCAGTTCAATTATGGAATTATACTCAAAAGTTTGATGGCAGCTTCTATGGTGTAGCTATTGGTCGTGATGTGATTATCGTGCCTGAAAACGGAAATACTATTCATTTCATCAATCAGACAACAGGTGAAAAATTCGGCAGATCCAATATTTATCAGGGTTCCAGCTTATTTGCACCGGTAATTGATTCAAATGCAAATATATACATTTCCAGTGAATATCAAGTCTCATCATCTGACTATAAACTGGTTATAATTCCATATTCTCTCTGGGAAAACGGTGGAAATCCAACAATAATAAGTCTTGGAAAATCCCAACCTGTTTCTTCTCCTGTAATTGTTAGTGAGAGTACTGCAGTTGTTTCATGTGATGACGGTCTTAAAATAATTGATTTGGATAACAAACAAGTCATGTCTAGTATTCCTGGTAAAAATAATGGAATTCGTCCTGTTATGGGTCCTGGAAATATGATTTATGCAGTATTGGATGACAATATCGTTGAGATTACTCCTGACGGAAATCAAATCTGGAAAACTAAAATAACTGGGGGTTCTGGTAGTTATCTTGCATTGGATGATGAATGGGGATTATATTCCATCAATTCTCAAGGAAATCTGTACAGATATGATTTGATTGATGGTAGTGAATCATTAATTTCCAATCTGACTTTCACTTCTGGTATTTTAGTTGGAAATGATGGAAATATTTACGTTGGTTCAAATAACATGTTATACTCATTTGATAGTGAAGGTAATGTAGTGTGGAAGTCTGATATGGGATTAGAAATAATCGGCACTCCTATAATAGGTAATAATGGCTTAATTTATGTTGCTACAAATGGGTCTATTGCAGCATTATCATCAGCTAAATTAATCAGTCCTGATATTACAATTAATGTTACTGATGTGTCTGTTGGACAAGACGTTACAATTACTGTTGGCATAAATAACCAATGCATTGGTGATGTCATCATTAAAATTGATGGAAAAACTTATACTGATTCAATAAATAATCAAGGAATCATTGTTAAAACCCTTTCTGATTTAAACGTTGGAATTCATACAGTGGAGGTGTATTATAATGGTGATGCCAGATTCACTGGTCAATCAGTATCATCTAACTTCACAGTTAAAAAATCTGTTACTGCTTTAAATGTCAGTTCTGAGGATATTTTTGTTGGTGAAAATGAAACAATCAGCATTATAATGCCGAATGATGTTTTAGGCAATGTTTCATGTGTAATTAATGGTAAAAATTACTCTGCAAAGGTTAATAATGGTATTTCAAATATAACTATTTCAGATTTGGAAGCCGGAAAGTATGCAGTAACTATTAAGTTTGAAAGTGAAAACTATGCTGACTGTGAAAATATCACTTCATTTATAGTATCTAAAATTAAGCTATCTCAGGATGTTTTAAATGTTAACGGAACAATATTTGCAATTTCACTTCCTTCTGATGCAAAAGGCAGTTTGATTGTCAATGTAAATGATAAGGCTTACACTCAGGAAGTAATTGATGGTAATGCTATTTTAAGCATATCTGATTTGCATCCTGGTGATTATACTGCATCTGTTATGTATTCTGGTGATAATAAATATGAATCTGTTATTTTCAATAATGTTTCATTAAATATAGATAAATTGCCTTCTGAAATATCTGTTATTGCTTATAATATTTATGTGGGTGATGTTTTAAC